From a region of the Flavobacterium sediminilitoris genome:
- a CDS encoding thioredoxin family protein: MIEITSDNDLFTILKDNELVIVLFYANWCSPCRKMKKILKSIHDEFKMIRIITIDIERDSNLFLDNDINVIPMVHYYKKGHVFSKESGLKSSEYLKMNIEALIKIPLN, from the coding sequence ATGATTGAAATTACTAGTGATAATGATTTGTTTACTATTTTAAAAGATAACGAATTAGTAATTGTTTTGTTTTATGCAAATTGGTGTAGTCCTTGTCGTAAAATGAAAAAAATATTAAAAAGTATTCATGATGAATTTAAAATGATTAGAATTATCACTATTGATATTGAAAGAGATTCCAATTTGTTTTTGGATAATGATATTAATGTAATACCAATGGTACATTATTATAAAAAAGGACATGTTTTTTCTAAAGAAAGCGGTTTGAAATCTTCTGAATATCTGAAAATGAATATTGAAGCTTTAATAAAAATACCTTTAAACTAG